GGCTCAGAACTCTGTTGCCTTTGTTTTTCTGCTTCCTGTGCAGCTTCGGCCCAACGCCCCTCAGCGGCTTTTCTGGAAATCCTCTCAAGCCTCATATCCAATAGAAAATCCTGCACTCCTTTCCACTTGGGCTGCCCCTTGCGCAGTTCCTGCACAAAGGATGCTGCCTTGCCTATGGGTAGAGCCATGGCCAAATTCCATAAGGGCACCACCGTGGGAAGAAGCCCTTGTGCTCTTTCGGTGGCCACGCCTGAGGCTATGCCTATGACCATTCCCCTCTCGTCTATGACAGGTCCGCCGCTGTTGCCTCCGTACAGGGCAGCATCTATATGAATTGCTTCTTCAAAGGAGCGCCTCACATTTCCCCTGGTTACGCTCACATTTACTTGTTCCACCTGGGTTCGGCTGCCCAGAGGGAATCCCAGAGTGATGATCTTGGAAAGCTTGGGTATTTTTCTGGGATCCATCTCTGCTGCCAGGGGCAATGGCCTCAGGTTCTCGGGAACGGGTTGGACCCTCAGTACTGCAAAGTCGTCCCGCAAAGGAGAAAAGATGAGCTGTCTGGTGGCAGTAGGTTTTTTGGCCACGCCTTCTATTCTTACACTCGGGAAGCCGTGGCTTTGAAAGGCAGATCCCAGATAGTAGAGGTCCGTGACATCTCTGGTATCCAAAAGGGCAGCCGCGCGGTTGAAAGCCTTGGCCCCCTCAAACCAGAGGTACATTCTGTACTCCAGGTCAGGGGATCCGCCCCTAACCTTCAGCTCCTGGGCCATGCTTTGGAGCTGGGGATCTTCCAGCCAGGGACAGGCAACATGCCTGCTCGTGAGGAGATAGCCGGCCGAATCTACCAGGAAAGCTGTCCCCTCTGCCCGGTTCCTGTACAGGGTTTTTTCACCTTCCCTTAACCTGTAGTCCACCAAGACAAAGGCAATGGATCCTGCATAGTTGTTGGCATGTTTCTCCAGTAAGTCCACTTCCCGGCCTTGCTGTATCAGGAACCAATATGCCACAAACCCCAAGCCTGAAGCCATGACAATGAGTAACACCAGCCATGTCATCCAGGACCATGGGGAGGGAACCCCACGTGGTGCCTGGATGGGTTTTTTGGGGGCTTGCAGGATCTCTTCCCTGGGGATTGAACGCAAAATCGCTTGTACCTCCCCGGCCGATCGGGGTCGCAGGTCAGGGTCGGCTGCCAACATGGTCCTCAACAGCAGCTTCAAGGTTTGGGGAATTTGCAGCTCTTCCAGCTTCCCAGTGATGTCCTTTATCTCGAACTCCCCGGAGAGAATCTCCACAAAGATTTTCCCCAAGGACCAAATATCGCTTCTGGTATCCAGAGGCAGGCCGTTTAAGATATCCGGATGGCATGAAAGCAAATGCTTTAACATGGGTGGAGGACGATCCAGTTTGGGATTCAGGAATCTGGATAGCTTGTAGTCCAGCTTTACCTGGAAACCTCCCTCCTTTTTCTTGATCACTATGATGTCATTGAGGGTCAGGTGGGGAACGAGGTACCCGCTTTCGTGAAGCTTTTCGAGGGAGGCTACCACCTGGCCGAAGAGCTCCAAGACAATCCCTAGGTCTTCAAAGGCTTTGGATCTAAGAAGATCCCCCCAGTTCTCTGCATCTATCCATTCGCTGACCCTGTACCAAATTCCATCCCAAGAGCGCCTGATATCTAGGTGTTGAACAAAGTGGGTTTCAGGAAGCCGTTTGAGCTGTTCCAGCTCTCTTTTGAGTCGGGCTGCCACTTGCTCATCCACACCCGAATTGGGAGTGAAGATCCTTATCATGACGTGTTGTTGCTCGCCTTGTCTTCTTGCCTTGCACAGGATGCTGGAGTGGCCTTCGTGAAGGATCTCCTCTATCTCGTAGTCATCTACCCTGGTGCGTCCCTTTCCCACCTGATTACCACAGGATGGGCACAAGAGCACTTCCTCGGCCAACAATTGTCCGCAACCGTAGCAGATCTTCATTATGACCCAAGCTCCCTCTTGTGGAGGAATGTGATAGGTACTTAATCTTACCAAAAAGCTAGTTCTGTGGCCCCAAAAACCATGCTGATTCCTCTCTGGCCTGGCATTGGGTATTCAAGGCTACTGCATAATTGGGGGAAATCCCTTGCTTTTGAGCCAAGGCATTCCTCATGGCTTCTGGTCTCAAATCTGAAGAGGCCCAAATCTATATTTTGATTGGGATTCCAGGGAATCTTTTTCTCTTTCATATGGGCCATGTGGTGTCTCGAGTCACTTTTCTCCTCATGCTCTGCCTTTCCAGCGCTCCAGCATCAGACCCATGGCCCGGCCAGCAGCCAAGTTGCCTGACACAAGGCCCACGGGACCTATCAAATGACCTGGCAGCCCTGCACTCAGAGCCAGGGCCGAAACCATGGAGAGGGTAAGAAGCTGGGTGATCTGCCCCACCAGCACGACCATGGGCCTCTTAGTCCATGCGGCCAGCCCCTCCACACGGGAACGCACAGCCACACAAAAAGGCAATGCTGCAAGGGCCAGTGCTGTGATCCGCAGCATGGGCAGATCCCCCAGGGGAAGCTTCTGGAGCAAGACATAATAGGTCTCGGCCAATGGAGGCAGCAGAAAAAAAAGGGGTAAGATCCCCAATAAAGCCCCTGCCTTCAAAGAAAACTTCTGGATCTCCTTGCCCAACTCCCCTTTAGCAGGAGCAAATGCCAGCACCAGACTCTGGATCCTGGATGCGCTAAAAGCCATGGGACTGGCAAGACCCATGGCCAGGTAGTAAACCGGCAGGGTTCTCTCTGGCTCTCCTGCCCTGGCCATGAAGGCTCCAAGCATGGGACCTGACAAAGCCAAGACAACCCCGCTGGCCGAGAGGGGTAGCGCGAATCTCAGCAGTTGCCCCAGGCTCGGGGGTTCAACGGCTTCTTGGGGAAGAGACCTGATATATGGTCTTGCCAAGAACATGGAACAGACCACCTCAAGACCCACAGGCAGGGTCAGGCATACCACTGCTGCATTCACCCCGACCCAACCTGCGAGGGTGAATCCAAGTGTCATGAAACCTGTCAGCAATATTCTGCCCAAGGTGGCCGCACTTGCCTTCCCAGAGGCTCTGGCCACCAGCAGGACGCTCTGGTAGGGATTGCGAAGAAAGAAAAGAAATTGGAGGAGCACTGTGCCCAAAAGGGCCTTCTTGGCAGGAGCTTCGATGGATGGAGGCAGCCCTATCACCTCTCCGAATAGCAGATGCGCCACAGGCGGCACACAAAGTACCCCTTGAAGAGCTGCCACCACCAGGCCCATGAAAAGGTTCATCCTTGCAAAGCTCCTCCAACCCTCCTTGTTTCTTCCGAACACCATCCCGGCCGCCGGTATCCCAGCCCCCAGCATGGCCAAGAAGAACATCACGAGGTTAGACTGGGCCAGTCCTGCAAGGCCCAGAGGCCCGGCCTCCCCCCTTGAGGCCACCATGGCCACCAGGGGATAGGTCAGGCTTTGGGAGGCAGCCTGAAGGGCCAGAGGCACAAAAAAACGGGTCAATTCCCTTTGAGAATGCCTCATCCCTGGCTTTGACATGGGGCCAGAGGCCGCTCTTTCATTCTTGGAGTTTCCTGAGCTTTCTCCGGACATGGGGTTATTGTAGGCCAAGCAGAGGTTCCAAGGGAGGTATCAATGGGAAAAAGTAGTCCTCATACCCTTTTCCCCATTGCTTCTAGCCTGCATTGCTGGGACAATGGGGGCTGACACCATCATATACTGGCGTGAATCCATTTGTGCTTTTAGTGCAGCCTGGCTCCCTATCAAGTGCTTACACGATCCAGGCCTGAGAAGGTACTGGCTGGGGTATGGGCCCCAACCTCAAAGATCCTGGGAAGTGGTGCAGGCTGGACACATCAGCCTCCAGGCTCATGGGTAGCCAGGCCGCAGGCTTCTTGGAAAGTCTCCCATGAGCTCTCCAGAGCCTCCATACATTCAACGGCTCTGTCCAAGGCTCCTGCTTTGGCCTCCTGCTCCAGCAATGAGGCCTTCTCTCTAAGCAGCATGGCACCCACGTTTCCGGCAGCCCCCTTAATCGTGTGAGCCCATCTGCGTGCTGCCTGTGCATCCCCTTGAGCCAAGGCCTTGCGCAGGGAGTCTATTTGCCGGGGCGTCTCCTGCAAGAAGCCCCACAATATACTCATGGCCAGTTCCTGGTCCCCCATGAGCCTCTCCAGCAGTGCCTCCTTGTCGAACACAGGCGGCATATCTTCTTCCATGGAAAGCTTAGCTACCTCGGGAACCGAAGGCCTGAAACATTGGGGCCTCTGAGAATCACTTTCGGAGTTGCAAGCATTCCTGGCCCATTTCCCGATCATGGCCTGAAGATCCTGGGCTCTAACGGGTTTGGGCACGTAGTCGTTCATGCCGGCTTCCATGCACTTGGCCCTGTCGCCAGCCATGGCATTGGCTGTCATGGCTATTATGGGCACGTGGGGATTCAATACTCCTGTAGTGGGCTCCCTTATGAGACGGGTGGCCTCGTAGCCGTCCATTTCGGGCATCTGGCAGTCCATGAAAACAAGATCATAGGGTTGGCTTTTTAAAGAGGCCAAGGCTTCTTTCCCATTGGCTACCGCCTCGGCCCTGTACCCCATTTTTTGAAGTATCCCTAAGGCTACCTTCTGATTGGTTACGTTGTCTTCCACCAAAAGGATTCTGAGGTTTTTCCCAGGCTTATCACTTAAAGTGTGGCAGCCTGTGGTGGTGGGAAGTGTATCTAGGAAATATGACTCCCCACGAACCAAGACCGTCTCCAGACATCTTAGCAACTGGCTGGAACGCACGGGCTTTGTGAGATAACCTGCAAAGCCTATTTCCCGCAACCTTTTGACATCTTCTCTTCTGCCCAGGGAGGTAAGCATGATCAGGAGAGTGTCTTTCAGCCTGGGGTCTTTTTTGATGGCCTTTCCTAGACGATCTCCATCCATATCTGGCATGAGCATGTCCAGTATGGCACCATGAAACGGCATGTTCTGCTGGTAAGCCTGTACCAACATGGCAAGGGCCTGCTCTGCTCCCTGAGCCTCCTGACAGATGCAGCCCCAGCCCTCCAAGAGAACCTTTAGCAGAAGCCTGTTTGTGGCATGGTCATCTACCACCAGGACACGTTTGCCCTGCAGCTTTAGTACAGCGGGCTGCAGGGGTTTTTCGCCTAGAGGCTGCTTTTCCATTACAGCAGTGAAAGAAAAAACAGAGCCTTTTCCAGGCGTACTTTCCACACGAATGGTTCCTCCCATGAGCTCCACTAGACGTTTGGAGATGGAAAGGCCCAGCCCCGTGCCTCCAAACTTCCTGGTGGTGGAACCATCCACTTGGGTGAAAGGGCGGAACAAGAGCCTTTGCTTGTCTTTGGGGATCCCTATTCCTGTGTCTTTCACCTGGAAGAGCAGGGTCACCTTTTCCTTGTCTTCGGCCTCCAGGCTCACCCGCACCATGACCTCCCCATGGAGAGTGAACTTTATGGCATTTCCCACAAGATTCAACAAGACCTGGCGAAGCCTCCCAGGATCTCCCCTGAGAAGGGAAGGCACATGGGGCTCAACCATGCATACGAACTCCAATCCCTTCTCCTCAGCCTTGAAAGCAAGGACTTCCACGACTTCTTCCAGAGCCTCTCGAAGGTCGAAATCCAGAATTTCCAGATCCAGCTTCCCTGCCTCTATCTTGGAGAAATCCAGTATGTCGTTGATTAGAGAAAGAAGAGACTCGGCGCAGTTGCGTATGATCTGGGCGTATTCTCTTTGCTCGGCAGTAAGATGGGTGTCCAAGAGCAAGCCCGTCATTCCTATGATCCCATTCATGGGGGTGCGGATCTCGTGGCTCATGTTGGCCAGAAAAGCGCTCTTGGCTGCATTGGCCAGCTCCGCTTCCATGGCCATGGAGTTGGCTCTGGTTATGGCCTGTTCCAGTTCCCGGTTGAAACTCTCCACCTCTTCCTTGGCTCTCAAAAGCTCGGTTTCATTGCGACGCCTCTGCGTTACATCCCTTAGGATAATCAATTCATGAGGTTCCCCGCCTATGCTTATACTGGAAGCGGAGACCTCCAGCGGTATGTGACCGGCCTTGTTGGAGTTGTAAGATATCTCCACCACCTCCTTGGGGCCAATTTTTCCGTACTGATCCAGCTCCTCACATGGAAGGATCTCAACCAGTCTCTTCCCCAGCGCTTCATCCTCTTGCAAGCCCAAAACAGATTGGGCAGTCTTGCTCCAGATCACCACCCTGCCCTGGGAGTTCAGGACCACTATGGCATCCCTGGAATGATTCAGGAGGGCATCCAGGATTTCTTCCATATCCCTAGGGTTCATCCCCGGAAGTTCCCTGGCCTGGTCCTGGCCTGCAAGCCATCTGCTCAGTCCCAGGCCCAGGCAGGAAACAACTCCAAGGAGAATGATCCAAAGCTCCATAAAGATCACCTCCACTGCACTGAGCTTTCCATTTCCTCTGCGCTCAGGGTCAGCTCCTCTCCAAGATCCCCTGGCATCAGGACTTCAACCCGGTTCCTTCCCTTTTCCTTGGCCAGATACAAAGCCCGGTCCGCTCTCTCCATCAGGGAATCTATCCCCTCTCCCATTTTCCAGACCGTGGCACCCAGGCTAACGGTCACCCTTACTGGGCCCTTCTGGGTGTTCACAGCAGGTTGAGCCACAGCACTGCGCAGCCGCTCACCCACACCCTTGACACTGCTGATGGCTGTGCCCGGCAGGACTATGAGGAACTCCTCTCCCCCTACCCTTCCGAAGACATCATATGCACGAAGAGAGCCGTGAACTCTTCGGGCCACTTCTTTCAGAACATCATCTCCGGCCAGATGTCCCCAGGTGTCGTTTACTGCCTTGAAATGGTCAATGTCCAGTATTGCCAACCCGAGAGAACCGTTTTCTCTGCTGGTCCTGGAAATCTCGGCCTCCAGCCTTTCCAGGACTGCCCTGCGGTTGAGTACGCCGGTCAAGAAGTCTGTCATGGACTGCAGCCTGAGCTCCTCTTTGGCTGCCTGAAGTTGGGCCTCCAGCTCCACGATGCGTTGGCCTGCCCTTATCCTTACCTTGAGCTCCTGTGGGTCAAAGGGTTTTATCAGGTAATCATCGGCACCTGCCTCCATGCCCCGGACAAGATCCTCTTTGGCTCCCTTGGCAGTAAGAAGCAAGATGTAGGTGTAATGGGGTCTTGAGGATTCCTCCTGCCTGAGCTGCCTGCAGATATCTACTCCGTCCATCTCGGGCATCATCCAGTCCAGTATGGCAATTCTGGGAGCCTCATGTCCTTGGAGTTCCTTCCAGGCTTGAGCCCCGTCACAGGCCACCCTTACCTGGTATCCCCACTTGCTCAACAAGGCTATCAGGATCTGCCTGGAAGTAGGATCATCTTCTGCCAATAGGATCTCCATCCGAACCCCCCTGGAGGTTTCAAAAGCTGTGCAAAAAGACCTTATTTTTTATCGGCAAAGACGGCCAAAACATTAGATGCCTGGTTAAGAATTGCACATTTCACCCCTCGGGAGGCCGCGGGCCATGGAGCCAGATGGCTGGCTCAGCATGGATGGGTCTACGGCAAGAGCAAGGCTTTGGAGCTTGTGAAGCTTTCAGTTCCGTTTTATTATTTACTCCTCGCGCACAGAACCGGTTGCTTTACTTAGGAATCTCAAGGATTCATCCAGGCCCGCAAAAAAGAAAGGAGGAAGTTAGATGAGACGAAAGGTTCTTTTGGGCTTTTGGGTCTTGTGCTTGGTGGGATGGTCCATGGTGGGTTGGGCTGCCGAAGCAGTGAAAATCGGGGTGGTGGGACCCCGAACCGGACCTGCGGCTGCCACTGGGAAAGCTTTCGAGGAAGGTATCGCCCTTGCCCTTGACCATATAAATGCGGCAGGGGGGGTGCTGGGAAAACCCCTGGAAGTGGTCTTTGAGGACACCGGTGGGGTCCCGGAAAAAGCGGCTTCCGGCTTTGAGAAGCTGGTGACCAGGGACAAGGTGCCCATTGTGGTAGGTGAGAGCCACTCCTCATCGGCTTTGGCGGAAATAGAGGTGGCCAACAGATATCAGGTTCCCTTCATCATATGTGAGGCCTGGCACGACGATATCACCAAGAAGAATTACAAGTGGGTCTTCCGCGCAGGGCCTGCCAATAGCGGAGTGGTGGATTTTTACATAGCTCCCTTTGTCAAGGACATGGGATTCAAGAAAGTGGCCATAGTAAGGGAGAACTCAGACTGGGGAGTGGGCATAGCAGAGCGCACCGAGTGGAATCTTCAGAAGATGAACCTGCCCTTCTTCACCCTGAAGGTGGAGAGGGAGGGGAAGGACTTTTACACAGAATTGACAAAGTTAAAGGGGGAAAACCCTGACATTGTTCTGGCTTACATTTACGGGACCGGCCTGCATTTCTTCCTTGCCCAAGCCCATGAGGTGGGCTTGGCCCCCAAGGCCTTGGTTCTGGACGGTGCAGGCCCACCCAGCCTCTGGGACAGTTTTTGGAAAAACGTAGGAGAGGCCGGGGAGCTGGAGCTCTTCATGTCCAGCATGCATGAGGCAGTGCATCTTACCCCTACAAGCCGCAAGTTCTGGGAAGACTACAAGAAGAAGTTTGGTAAGGAACCCACAGATTACAAGACCCGCTCCATCTACAACGTTATCCTCATAGCGGCTGACGCCATCAACAGGGCAAAATCCACAGAAAACAAGGCACTGGTGGAGGCCCTTGAGAAGACAGAGCTGGAGGTCACAACAGGAGTGGTCAAATTCGGGTTGAATCAAGGCTCCTACGAGTACCACCAATGGATGCCTCCCATGCTGGTGGTGCAATGGCAGAACAAGAAGCAGGTTGTGGTGTACCCCAAGGAAGCAGCCACAGGGGCACTGATGAGAGGCAAGTGAACCACCTGGGGCATTGGGACACTGGGGTGAGGCTCCGGATCGGACCTGCCGGTGCCTCACCCCACAAGGCACCAAGATCGCCTCACTCCTTGCCCCGGTCTTACCCCTCCATGAGTCAGCGGGTCTTGGAGCTGGCAGGAAGATCGGGCTCCCCAAAAGGCTTCATGTTGCCCTCTATTGCTTTGGCAACCCATCAGGTACGGGAGAATCATCCCCCAAGGCCTGGTTGCTGGGAGGGGCCATGCTTGAAGAAGCCTCTTGGGAGGGTAAAGGACAAGACAATTCCTTTGCCTGGAGGGGCCAAGTGGAGGACTTGGAACACCTGACCAGACTCCCTTTAGGATGACGGAGGCTGGAAAAACAAGAAAATAAGGATGCTGAAGTGACAGAGTTCCTAATGTATTTGACCAACGGCATTGTGATGGGCGTCATAAACGCCATCTCTGCCATAGGAGTGTCCCTGGTGGTGGGCATAATGAGGGTAGTAAATTTTGCCCACGGGGAACTTTATATCTTTGCCGGCTATTTCAGCTACCATTTGAGCCAAATGCTGGGGGTTTCGCCTGTGGTCTCCATGGCTTTGGCCGTGCTTATGGTTTTCTTGGTGGGCTTGATCATAGAAAGGGCTTTAATTCGCCCCACTTATGGGGACGAGATGTACTCCCTCATAATCACCTTCATTCTCTCTATCATACTGCAAAATGCAGCCCTGTTGCTTTTTGGACCCTATCCCACTAAACCCCCGGCCCTGGTCTCTGGTGCCTCCAACATCCTGGGTCTTTTCCATTATGGGAATCAAAGGCTTGTTTCCTTTTTCTTGGCTCTGGCCGTATTGGGATCGGTCATGTACCTCATTCGCACCACATGGTTCGGAAAGAGTGTCAGGGCCGTGTCCCAGGATCGCTCCATGGCCGCCCTGGTGGGAGTAGACCACCTCAAAATCAACATGCTCTCTTTCGGGCTGGGAGCAGCCTTGGCCGCAGCAGCGGGCGTAATAATAGCACCCATTTTCCCTGTCACGCCCACAGGCAGTTCGGCAGTAAGCCTGACGGCTTTCGTGGTGGTGGTACTGGGTGGAATGGGGTCTCTCAAAGGCTGCGTGGTGGGGGGTCTTGTTTTGGGCATACTGGAGAATCTAGGAGCAGCTTACATATCAACTGATTACAGACAGGTCTTCGGGTTCTTGATCCTCATAGGCGTCTTGGTATTGAGGCCCTGGGGCCTTTT
The nucleotide sequence above comes from bacterium. Encoded proteins:
- a CDS encoding trypsin-like peptidase domain-containing protein, with amino-acid sequence MKICYGCGQLLAEEVLLCPSCGNQVGKGRTRVDDYEIEEILHEGHSSILCKARRQGEQQHVMIRIFTPNSGVDEQVAARLKRELEQLKRLPETHFVQHLDIRRSWDGIWYRVSEWIDAENWGDLLRSKAFEDLGIVLELFGQVVASLEKLHESGYLVPHLTLNDIIVIKKKEGGFQVKLDYKLSRFLNPKLDRPPPMLKHLLSCHPDILNGLPLDTRSDIWSLGKIFVEILSGEFEIKDITGKLEELQIPQTLKLLLRTMLAADPDLRPRSAGEVQAILRSIPREEILQAPKKPIQAPRGVPSPWSWMTWLVLLIVMASGLGFVAYWFLIQQGREVDLLEKHANNYAGSIAFVLVDYRLREGEKTLYRNRAEGTAFLVDSAGYLLTSRHVACPWLEDPQLQSMAQELKVRGGSPDLEYRMYLWFEGAKAFNRAAALLDTRDVTDLYYLGSAFQSHGFPSVRIEGVAKKPTATRQLIFSPLRDDFAVLRVQPVPENLRPLPLAAEMDPRKIPKLSKIITLGFPLGSRTQVEQVNVSVTRGNVRRSFEEAIHIDAALYGGNSGGPVIDERGMVIGIASGVATERAQGLLPTVVPLWNLAMALPIGKAASFVQELRKGQPKWKGVQDFLLDMRLERISRKAAEGRWAEAAQEAEKQRQQSSEPIITLAAAVLHWCAKDHHRAQQLLAEYVSMDPDGAIAKLLALVLEWFLDRIPITAYARELGSAGWGSPWEFLGHLYRILQGAVEESQALQSWDTSSERSWINWLIGMMRQKRGELEKAERLMQEAVLSAPADSWEAWLAQAGLESVQQSRLEKLLAEEPRSAYMNEVKKFRQRFLEARSTVQEKKKKMEELQAKAQEEQASLADKVKILVDQLALEPENGKLLEELAFLEAAQGHWDQALSHVRNFLGRPGRENARRLTMGMLEGLCLHLQGRTQEAVEVLEAFLARTAEPWHRAIAECVLGKRSKTTLLPEAAQSPEKLLTLHLVMGAWAEGASDRKTAEEQYREVMASFLDDWVQFEFARERLKALRRSK
- a CDS encoding branched-chain amino acid ABC transporter permease gives rise to the protein MTEFLMYLTNGIVMGVINAISAIGVSLVVGIMRVVNFAHGELYIFAGYFSYHLSQMLGVSPVVSMALAVLMVFLVGLIIERALIRPTYGDEMYSLIITFILSIILQNAALLLFGPYPTKPPALVSGASNILGLFHYGNQRLVSFFLALAVLGSVMYLIRTTWFGKSVRAVSQDRSMAALVGVDHLKINMLSFGLGAALAAAAGVIIAPIFPVTPTGSSAVSLTAFVVVVLGGMGSLKGCVVGGLVLGILENLGAAYISTDYRQVFGFLILIGVLVLRPWGLFGQRT
- a CDS encoding diguanylate cyclase, with the translated sequence MEILLAEDDPTSRQILIALLSKWGYQVRVACDGAQAWKELQGHEAPRIAILDWMMPEMDGVDICRQLRQEESSRPHYTYILLLTAKGAKEDLVRGMEAGADDYLIKPFDPQELKVRIRAGQRIVELEAQLQAAKEELRLQSMTDFLTGVLNRRAVLERLEAEISRTSRENGSLGLAILDIDHFKAVNDTWGHLAGDDVLKEVARRVHGSLRAYDVFGRVGGEEFLIVLPGTAISSVKGVGERLRSAVAQPAVNTQKGPVRVTVSLGATVWKMGEGIDSLMERADRALYLAKEKGRNRVEVLMPGDLGEELTLSAEEMESSVQWR
- a CDS encoding ABC transporter substrate-binding protein → MRRKVLLGFWVLCLVGWSMVGWAAEAVKIGVVGPRTGPAAATGKAFEEGIALALDHINAAGGVLGKPLEVVFEDTGGVPEKAASGFEKLVTRDKVPIVVGESHSSSALAEIEVANRYQVPFIICEAWHDDITKKNYKWVFRAGPANSGVVDFYIAPFVKDMGFKKVAIVRENSDWGVGIAERTEWNLQKMNLPFFTLKVEREGKDFYTELTKLKGENPDIVLAYIYGTGLHFFLAQAHEVGLAPKALVLDGAGPPSLWDSFWKNVGEAGELELFMSSMHEAVHLTPTSRKFWEDYKKKFGKEPTDYKTRSIYNVILIAADAINRAKSTENKALVEALEKTELEVTTGVVKFGLNQGSYEYHQWMPPMLVVQWQNKKQVVVYPKEAATGALMRGK
- a CDS encoding response regulator, with the translated sequence MELWIILLGVVSCLGLGLSRWLAGQDQARELPGMNPRDMEEILDALLNHSRDAIVVLNSQGRVVIWSKTAQSVLGLQEDEALGKRLVEILPCEELDQYGKIGPKEVVEISYNSNKAGHIPLEVSASSISIGGEPHELIILRDVTQRRRNETELLRAKEEVESFNRELEQAITRANSMAMEAELANAAKSAFLANMSHEIRTPMNGIIGMTGLLLDTHLTAEQREYAQIIRNCAESLLSLINDILDFSKIEAGKLDLEILDFDLREALEEVVEVLAFKAEEKGLEFVCMVEPHVPSLLRGDPGRLRQVLLNLVGNAIKFTLHGEVMVRVSLEAEDKEKVTLLFQVKDTGIGIPKDKQRLLFRPFTQVDGSTTRKFGGTGLGLSISKRLVELMGGTIRVESTPGKGSVFSFTAVMEKQPLGEKPLQPAVLKLQGKRVLVVDDHATNRLLLKVLLEGWGCICQEAQGAEQALAMLVQAYQQNMPFHGAILDMLMPDMDGDRLGKAIKKDPRLKDTLLIMLTSLGRREDVKRLREIGFAGYLTKPVRSSQLLRCLETVLVRGESYFLDTLPTTTGCHTLSDKPGKNLRILLVEDNVTNQKVALGILQKMGYRAEAVANGKEALASLKSQPYDLVFMDCQMPEMDGYEATRLIREPTTGVLNPHVPIIAMTANAMAGDRAKCMEAGMNDYVPKPVRAQDLQAMIGKWARNACNSESDSQRPQCFRPSVPEVAKLSMEEDMPPVFDKEALLERLMGDQELAMSILWGFLQETPRQIDSLRKALAQGDAQAARRWAHTIKGAAGNVGAMLLREKASLLEQEAKAGALDRAVECMEALESSWETFQEACGLATHEPGG